Proteins from a single region of Mytilus trossulus isolate FHL-02 chromosome 2, PNRI_Mtr1.1.1.hap1, whole genome shotgun sequence:
- the LOC134707250 gene encoding palmitoyltransferase ZDHHC12-B-like, with product MTCRCSCGVGCVVRIFHSALVLGVPISLLFIDSALKEALVEFKDPVYGIGYVLILTLSLVLYYLACFVEPCYVQKQKKSGNNNIAYEDSSSEDEEAQMMNKDKESLYRYCDFCEMEQPMRSKHCEDCKKCVRRYDHHCPWLETCVGERNHKYFWLFLAVTCILILWTFLITWSSFKYQLTWKEWFNSNIVLLIDMFVLVFGGMSVIGLFCFHSYLMIKGLTTWEMVSRERITYLKYFDYDFNPFDEGCIKNIYYFLTSDKVKRWEVTYEKKANIGKRKKNIV from the exons ATGACTTGCAGATGTTCTTGTGGTGTAGGATGTGTGGTGAGGATTTTCCACTCAGCATTAGTTCTTGGTGTACCAATATCATTGCTTTTTATAGATTCTG cACTGAAGGAAGCATTGGTAGAATTTAAAGATCCAGTTTATGGTATTGGCTATGTTTTGATTCTGACACTTTCCCTGGTATTATACTATCTAGCATGCTTTGTAGAACCTTGTTATGTACAGAAACAAAAG AAATCAGGAAATAACAACATTGCATATGAAGACAGTTCATCAGAGGATGAAGAAGCACAGATGATGAATAAAGATAAAGAAAGCCTTTACAGATACTGTGATTTTTGTGAAATGGag CAACCAATGAGGAGTAAGCATTGTGAAGACTGTAAGAAATGTGTGAGACGGTATGATCATCACTGTCCGTGGTTAGAGACTTGTGTTGGAGAAAGGAATCATAAATATTTCTGGTTATTTCTAGCAGTTACTTGTATACTTATCCTTTGGACATTTCTGATTACATG GTCATCGTTTAAGTACCAGTTAACATGGAAAGAATGGTTTAATTCTAATATAGTATTGTTGATAGACATGTTTGTGCTAGTGTTTGGAGGAATGAGTGTGATTGGTTTATTCTGTTTCCATAGTTACTTAATGATAAAAGGATTGACTACATGGGAAATGGTATCAAGGGAGAGAATTACATACCTCAAATATTTCGACTATGATTTTAATCCTTTTGATGAAGGATgcataaagaatatatattacTTTCTGACAAGTGACAAAGTGAAAAGATGGGAAGTGACTTatgaaaaaaaagcaaacatagggaaaagaaagaaaaatattgtgtaa